agttccaagccagccttggcaggaaagtccttgagactcctatctccaatgaaccaccaggaaaccagaagtggtgctgtggctcaacgtggtaggatgccagctttgagcaaaattgctcagggacagtgcccaggctctgagctcaagccccatgatcaacccccccccaaaaaaaaacaaccccaacaaAATTGGACAACAGATTTAACTAGCAATTTGATTACCTCGATGACAGACCTCTCCATGAGGATGAAGAAAGGGGACATACCACCCAAATAGCAGGTGACTGTCATATTTGGCTTCTAGATCAGGTAAGTGTAAGGACAAGGTGACTGCCTGTCTCCTGCAAGCACCAGCAAGACACCCCTACAGCAGGCCCTTGAACCTTAGAAATTAAACCCCCAGCCTGAGAGGAGTGGGGGTAGGTGTGGCattgccgggggcgggggggggggcgggagggagaagAATCATGTGTGCTAGTTTCCAGCAGATGGAAATGAATTCTACAAAGAGAGGCCTGGAAATCCCAATAAAGGTTGGAGCTTAAGACAGCCATATTATGTCAATGTGAATTTCCTGACTCTTGATCAATGTGCCGTGTTATGTAAGGAAACAAGCCTTGTTTCCAGGAAATACACACTGAAGTATTTAGGGGCAAAAGCACATCACCACTGCATGTACTTTTGAcacgggggctcacgcctgtcatcctagccatatcaggaggttgagatctgaggattgcggttcaaagccagccagggcaggaaagtcctgatgcgacactcttttctccaattaaccaccaaaaggctggacgTGTCGCTATGGCTCCCGTGGTGGTGGTGGATataaggctagccttgagtgaaaaagctaaggaacagcgcccaggctgtgagttcaaggcccaggatgagcACTGAATACATAAACAGGAGCATGCAAATGTAAGTAAATGCTGGCATTGGAGGAATCGGTCCTCACCACTTTCTTGGCCGTCCGAAGTTAGGTGAAAAGAAGAAAgttagggaaagaagaagggcagGCCGCCAGGCAGGGTGGTCCtcacctcccaccctccctccggcCCCCACTTCCCCTTCTCAGATCCTTTTCCTGTGGGCCCAGATCACCTTCCTCCATCTTCCCCAGGATTCTGGAatcttccccttgcccctctacaacaccccaccctcccccctgcACAGACTTCAGGCACTCTGCACCAACTTTATTTGCAAACAAGGGTTCTGAACATGATCTTCTAACAGCCCAGACCCTGATGCCACCTCCACCATGCATCttccccctgggggggggggaccctgccTTTCCTTAGAGCTCGCTCAGGGCCTACATACCTCCTTGGGCCTCAAGCTCCTCCCATGGCCACGCCCCCAAACGCCGTGCCCCGCCCCATCCCCGAAAGCTCCGCCCCCACGGGCTCCTCCCCAATCAGAATCCCACCTTTCCTAGGCCACGCCCCCTATCGGGCCACGCCCCCATCCGGGTACCTCCCACCCGCTTCCTCTCCCCCCTGTATTTTTTAACAGTCCCGCCCCCTCCGGGCCTCCTATTGGCCGCTCTCTCCTTGGTCccgcccagcgccccgccccttcccgccccgccccggaacTACACGATGGCGAACTGACAGATGTAAGGCAGCTTGTCGCGGCAGCGCTTGTCGAACCATTTGCCGTTGGCGGCCCCGGCCAGGGCGGCGCAGTTCTCGGCTTTGCCGCCGTCCGGTTGCGCCGTGATCTCCGTCTCCCAGTTCTTGTAAGTGATGTGTCCTCCGGTCATGTCCACCCAGGAGCCCTCGGTCGCCATGTCGTTGAGGCCCAGCCAGACCTCGGCCTCGTCGCGCAGGCTCTGGCGCCCGTACTCGTACAGGGCGTCGTTCTCGGAGCCCGAGTGCGGGGTGGCCAGGGTGCCCCCGCGCGAGATGCAGTCCTCGCTCGCCTCGTGGAAGGTCTTGGCCTGGCTGAAGGCCAGGAAGCACTTCATGTGCACCTTGGTACCCTTC
Above is a genomic segment from Perognathus longimembris pacificus isolate PPM17 chromosome 26, ASM2315922v1, whole genome shotgun sequence containing:
- the Clec3b gene encoding tetranectin isoform X3 — translated: MLEEFKSRLDSLAQEVALLKEQQALQTVCLKGTKVHMKCFLAFSQAKTFHEASEDCISRGGTLATPHSGSENDALYEYGRQSLRDEAEVWLGLNDMATEGSWVDMTGGHITYKNWETEITAQPDGGKAENCAALAGAANGKWFDKRCRDKLPYICQFAIV
- the Clec3b gene encoding tetranectin isoform X2 — its product is MDSSPPPDSILDGVGPKMLEEFKSRLDSLAQEVALLKEQQALQTVCLKGTKVHMKCFLAFSQAKTFHEASEDCISRGGTLATPHSGSENDALYEYGRQSLRDEAEVWLGLNDMATEGSWVDMTGGHITYKNWETEITAQPDGGKAENCAALAGAANGKWFDKRCRDKLPYICQFAIV
- the Clec3b gene encoding tetranectin isoform X1, with protein sequence MELWGAYLLLCFFYLLTPVTAEAPTPKVKKAASAKKDGVGPKMLEEFKSRLDSLAQEVALLKEQQALQTVCLKGTKVHMKCFLAFSQAKTFHEASEDCISRGGTLATPHSGSENDALYEYGRQSLRDEAEVWLGLNDMATEGSWVDMTGGHITYKNWETEITAQPDGGKAENCAALAGAANGKWFDKRCRDKLPYICQFAIV